From a single Eubalaena glacialis isolate mEubGla1 chromosome 15, mEubGla1.1.hap2.+ XY, whole genome shotgun sequence genomic region:
- the ZNF397 gene encoding zinc finger protein 397 isoform X1, translating to MEIQFNYEAQEHYLLSDGETKAKVGELASEEEITAKIEPLTEESGNPRDDVLQDSECREFCGFGDKFNEKDQNLFKRRQHNCDECGQNFACSTGLIRHRRTHWEKPYECDKCGKAFNVSSALVLHQRIHTGEKPYPCNWCIKSFRRSSDLIKHQRVHTGEKPYKCDECGKAFSQSSDLIIHQRIHTGEKPYQCSHCSKSFSQRSDLVKHQRIHTGEKPYTCNQCNKHFSQSSDVIKHQRIHTGEKPYKCDVCGKAFSQSSDLILHQRIHTGEKPYPCNQCSKSFSQNSDLIKHRRIHTGEKPYKCNECGKAFNQSSVLILHQRIHTGEKPYPCNQCSKTFSRLSDLVNHQRIHTGEKPYPCNQCSKMFSRRSDLIKHHRIHTGEKPYECDECGKTFSQSSNLILHQRIHTGEKPYPCNDCTKSFSRRSDLVKHQRIHTGEKPYACNQCNKSFSQSSDLTKHQRVHSGEKPYHCDCCEKAFSQSSDLILHQRIHTGEKPYLCTQCSKSFSQNSDLIKHQRIHTGEKPYKCNECGKAFSQCSALVLHQRIHTGEKPYPCDQCGKSFNRRSDLINHQRIHTNENPYKCDVSGKAFSTCTDLTEHQRIHTGEKPHRCVQCSRSFSQLSDLINHEKVHAGEDTLNVLNMGKPLVYTPTLFSTRDTLPEKNLMIAMDDYEKGFNQCSTFVLH from the exons ATGGAGATCCAATTCAATTATGAAGCTCAAGAACACTACCTTCTGTCAG ATGGTGAGACTAAGGCCAAGGTTGGAGAGCTGGCTTCCGAGGAAGAAATTACAGCAAAAATTGAACCATTGACTGAAGAGTCTGGTAACCCCAGAGATGATGTTCTCCAGGATTCTGAATGCAGAGAATTCTGTGGATTTGGGGATAAATTCAATGAAAAGGATCAGAACCTCTTCAAAAGAAGACAACATAACTGTGATGAATGTGGGCAAAACTTTGCTTGTAGTACAGGCCTTATTAGGCATCGAAGAACCCATTGggaaaaaccctatgaatgtgATAAGTGTGGAAAGGCCTTTAATGTGAGCTCAGCCCTGGTTctgcatcagagaattcatactggggaGAAACCCTATCCTTGTAATTGGTGTATTAAAAGTTTCCGTCGGAGCTCAGACCTTATTAAACATCAAAGAGTCCACACTGGTGAAAAACCTTACAAATGtgatgaatgtgggaaagccttcagtcaGAGCTCTGATCTTATTATACATCAGCGAATACATACAGGAGAAAAACCCTATCAGTGCAGTCATTGTAGTAAAAGTTTTAGCCAGCGCTCAGACCTGGTTAAACATCAAAGAATACATACTGGAGAGAAGCCTTATACATGTAACCAGTGTAACAAACATTTTAGTCAGAGTTCTGATGTTATAAAACATCAAAGAATCCACACTGGTGAGAAACCATATAAATGTGATGTGTGTGGAAAAGCCTTCAGTCAGAGCTCAGATCTTATTCTACATCAGAgaatccacactggagagaaaccatatCCATGTAATCAGTGTAGCAAAAGTTTCAGTCAGAACTCAGACCTTATTAAACATCGAAGgatccacactggagagaaaccctataaatgtaatgaatgtgggaaagcttttAATCAGAGCTCAGTCCTTATTCtgcatcagagaattcacactggagagaaaccctatccATGTAATCAGTGTAGCAAAACCTTCAGTAGACTTTCAGATCTTGTTAATCATCAAcgaattcacactggagagaagccttACCCATGTAACCAGTGCAGTAAAATGTTTAGTCGAAGATCAGACCTTATTAAACATCATAGAATTCATACaggtgagaaaccctatgaatgtgaTGAGTGTGGGAAAACCTTTAGTCAAAGCTCAAACCTTATTCTGCATCAGAgaatccacactggagagaaaccctatccATGTAACGATTGTACTAAAAGTTTTAGTCGTCGTTCAGACCTTGTGAAACATCAGAGAatacacactggagagaaaccgtaTGCATGTAATCAGTGCAATAAAAGTTTTAGTCAAAGCTCAGACCTCACTAAACATCAGAGAGTACACTCTGGGGAAAAACCCTATCATTGTGATTGTTGTGAGAAAGCCTTCAGTCAGAGTTCTGACCTTATTcttcatcagagaattcacactggagaaaaaccatatCTATGCACACAGTGCAGCAAAAGTTTCAGTCAGAACTCCGACCTTATCAAGCACCAGAGGATCCACACTGGGGAAAAACCAtataaatgtaatgaatgtgggaaggctttcagtcAGTGCTCAGCTCTTGTCCTACATCAGAGGatccacactggggagaaaccATATCCATGCGATCAGTGTGGCAAAAGCTTTAATCGGCGCTCTGATCTCATTAACCATCAAAGAATCCACACTAATGAAAATCCATATAAATGTGATGTGTCTGGGAAAGCCTTTAGCACATGCACTGATCTTACTGAACACCAGAGAATCCACACTGGTGAGAAACCCCACAGGTGTGTTCAATGTAGCAGAAGTTTTAGCCAACTCTCTGATCTTATTAATCATGAGAAAGTCCATGCTGGGGAAGACACTCTAAATGTGTTGAATATGGGAAAACCTTTAGTGTATACACCAACTTTATTCAGTACCAGAGACACTCTGccagaaaaaaatcttatgaTTGCTATGGATGATTATGAAAAAGGTTTTAATCAATGCTCAACTTTTgtgctacattaa